A window of the Cystobacter fuscus genome harbors these coding sequences:
- a CDS encoding SulP family inorganic anion transporter produces the protein MQRAREKNALTREKSALTRARRLPAPRPLSRVLERQRPPPSEDSFGAEWHSVRRYLVDSWKDVVRFIPQDVLSGVTVAAVALPLNLALAVASGLPPSAGLIAGVVGGGIAAMMGGTPLQVTGPAAALSTMVFALVARFGVAGAAAAAMAVGGMQLLLSLGRAGRLMKYVPESVLAGFTTGVGIKLLDQQIPELLGFDYRVFELAQMMHRPEWLHEVSWLSTLSGLAVAFLVVAARHLKRFPAALVGVGIVTALASYLGWDISRVGEVPSSLPPPSLPALQGRWLELFAAALPLGILAAAESLLSARVTDRMAPNARPHQPTLELLGQGLANLGSGVMGGMPVTGVVVRSGVNVQSGGRTRLASFLHSASLLFVMLYLSDQIAKVPLAGLAGLLCVVGLRLVEVGTLVHLWKEERVEAVAFLVTAAGTLSGHLVEGLAGGMVIHAVGAWLHRRRHKPHPSAPSQEQKQQGVRAVLSRAHAAARHPSHLEASPHSLGWLRHIKSRPLMSSSSFVHPQAAVIGRVVLGDHVHIAAGSSVRADEGTPFHIGANSNIQDGVVIHALKERKVMVGGEEWAVYVGKNVSMAHNALVHGPCYIGDDTFVGFKAVVHDAVVGSHCYIGIGAIVVGVEVPDGRFVPHGTIVDTAEKAERLPPVSEAHREFNEDVVDVNRGLAAAYRTQDGEVRQTTRPLATHNNTEPTSGWTNWRRSRDERF, from the coding sequence ATGCAACGAGCCCGTGAGAAGAATGCCCTGACGCGCGAGAAGAGTGCCCTGACGCGCGCCCGGCGCCTGCCCGCGCCAAGGCCCCTGTCGCGCGTCCTGGAGAGACAACGCCCCCCGCCCTCGGAGGACAGCTTCGGCGCCGAGTGGCACTCGGTGCGCCGCTACCTGGTGGACTCCTGGAAGGACGTGGTGCGCTTCATTCCCCAGGACGTGCTGTCCGGTGTCACCGTGGCGGCGGTGGCGCTGCCGCTCAACCTGGCCCTGGCGGTGGCCAGCGGCCTGCCTCCCTCGGCGGGCCTCATCGCCGGCGTGGTGGGCGGCGGCATCGCGGCGATGATGGGCGGCACGCCCCTGCAGGTGACGGGCCCCGCCGCGGCGCTGTCCACCATGGTGTTCGCCCTGGTCGCCCGCTTCGGCGTGGCGGGTGCGGCCGCCGCCGCCATGGCGGTGGGCGGCATGCAGTTGCTGCTCTCCCTGGGCCGCGCCGGCCGGCTGATGAAGTACGTGCCCGAGTCGGTGCTCGCTGGCTTCACCACGGGCGTGGGCATCAAGCTGCTCGATCAACAGATTCCCGAGCTGCTCGGCTTCGACTACCGGGTGTTCGAGCTCGCGCAGATGATGCACCGGCCGGAGTGGCTGCACGAGGTGTCCTGGCTGTCGACGCTGTCGGGCCTCGCGGTCGCCTTCCTGGTGGTCGCCGCGCGGCACCTCAAGCGCTTCCCGGCGGCGCTGGTGGGCGTGGGCATCGTCACGGCGCTGGCCAGCTACCTCGGCTGGGACATCTCCCGCGTGGGCGAGGTCCCCTCCAGCCTCCCGCCTCCCTCGCTGCCGGCCCTGCAGGGCCGTTGGCTGGAGCTGTTCGCCGCGGCCCTGCCGCTCGGCATCCTCGCCGCGGCCGAGTCGCTCCTGTCCGCGCGCGTCACCGACCGCATGGCCCCCAACGCTCGGCCCCACCAGCCCACGCTGGAGCTGCTCGGCCAGGGCCTGGCCAACCTGGGCTCCGGGGTGATGGGCGGCATGCCCGTCACGGGCGTGGTGGTGCGCTCGGGCGTCAACGTGCAGAGCGGAGGCCGCACCCGCCTCGCCTCCTTCCTGCACTCCGCGTCCCTGCTCTTCGTGATGCTGTACCTGTCGGATCAAATCGCCAAGGTGCCGCTGGCGGGCCTGGCGGGGCTCTTGTGCGTGGTGGGCCTGCGCCTGGTGGAGGTGGGCACGTTGGTCCACCTGTGGAAGGAGGAGCGGGTGGAGGCGGTGGCCTTCCTCGTCACGGCGGCGGGCACGTTGAGCGGCCACCTGGTGGAGGGCCTCGCGGGCGGCATGGTGATTCACGCGGTGGGCGCCTGGCTGCACCGGCGCAGGCACAAGCCGCACCCGAGCGCGCCCTCGCAGGAGCAGAAGCAGCAGGGCGTGCGCGCGGTGCTCTCGCGGGCCCACGCCGCGGCACGGCACCCGAGCCACCTGGAGGCCTCGCCGCACTCGCTCGGCTGGCTGCGGCACATCAAGTCCCGGCCCCTCATGTCGAGCTCCTCGTTCGTCCACCCGCAGGCGGCGGTCATCGGCCGGGTGGTGCTCGGCGACCATGTGCACATCGCCGCGGGCAGCTCGGTGCGCGCGGACGAGGGCACGCCCTTCCACATCGGCGCCAACTCCAACATCCAGGACGGCGTGGTCATCCACGCCCTCAAGGAGCGCAAGGTGATGGTGGGCGGCGAGGAGTGGGCGGTGTACGTGGGCAAGAACGTCTCCATGGCCCACAACGCCCTGGTGCACGGCCCCTGCTACATCGGGGATGACACCTTCGTGGGCTTCAAGGCGGTGGTGCACGACGCCGTCGTCGGCAGCCACTGCTACATCGGCATCGGCGCCATCGTGGTGGGCGTGGAGGTGCCGGATGGGAGATTCGTCCCCCACGGCACCATCGTGGACACCGCGGAGAAGGCCGAGCGCCTGCCGCCGGTGAGCGAGGCCCACCGCGAGTTCAACGAGGACGTGGTGGACGTCAACCGAGGCCTGGCCGCCGCCTACCGTACCCAGGACGGGGAGGTCCGGCAGACCACGCGTCCCCTGGCAACCCACAACAACACCGAGCCCACGTCCGGATGGACGAACTGGCGGCGCTCCCGCGACGAGCGCTTCTGA